One segment of Thermodesulfovibrio sp. 3907-1M DNA contains the following:
- a CDS encoding response regulator transcription factor, producing MKILLIEDDKALGESIQEYFKLHDIETVWIQDERKLPNILKVYEFDVIVLDLMLNFSRGEDLITFIRDNKINTPILILTAKTELSSKEECFLRGADDYLSKPFEPKELLLRVKALSKRVQIESILNIGDVTINIDAKTIWKNDREIKLSKTAWDLLTLLIKRKGEIVSSETILNYVWGGKAVGDEVVRTYIKELRKILPHDSIKTYKGRGYRLDNIKEN from the coding sequence ATGAAAATTCTTCTCATTGAAGATGACAAAGCTCTTGGTGAGAGCATACAGGAGTATTTCAAACTTCATGACATTGAAACAGTATGGATTCAAGATGAGAGAAAACTCCCAAATATTCTTAAAGTTTATGAATTTGATGTGATCGTCCTTGATCTTATGTTAAATTTTTCCCGTGGAGAAGATTTAATAACATTCATTAGAGACAATAAAATAAATACGCCAATTTTAATTCTTACAGCCAAAACTGAGCTTTCAAGCAAAGAAGAATGCTTTTTAAGAGGAGCTGATGACTATCTTTCAAAGCCTTTTGAACCAAAAGAGCTCTTACTCAGAGTCAAGGCATTAAGTAAGAGAGTTCAAATAGAAAGTATTCTAAATATTGGAGATGTTACCATCAATATTGATGCAAAAACAATCTGGAAAAATGACAGAGAAATAAAACTCTCAAAAACAGCATGGGATTTATTAACTCTACTAATCAAAAGAAAGGGAGAAATAGTTAGCTCTGAAACAATTCTGAACTATGTCTGGGGCGGAAAAGCAGTGGGTGATGAAGTTGTAAGAACTTATATAAAGGAGCTGAGAAAAATTCTGCCTCATGATAGTATTAAAACCTACAAAGGTAGAGGATACAGATTAGATAATATTAAGGAGAACTAA
- the groL gene encoding chaperonin GroEL (60 kDa chaperone family; promotes refolding of misfolded polypeptides especially under stressful conditions; forms two stacked rings of heptamers to form a barrel-shaped 14mer; ends can be capped by GroES; misfolded proteins enter the barrel where they are refolded when GroES binds), giving the protein MAAKQLIFGDSARQAILKGVTILTDAVKATLGPRGRNVVIERKFGSPNVTKDGVTVAKEIDLKDPFENMGAQLVREVASKTSDVAGDGTTTATVLAYAIYKEGLKYVSAGANSMDLKRGIDKAVEAVVEELKKISKPVADKKEIAQVGTISANNDASIGELIAEAMDKVGKDGVITVEEAKGMATTLDIVEGMQFDRGYISPYFITDPERLECVLEDAFILIHDKKISGMKDLLPILEQIARMGKPLLIIAEDVEGEALATLVVNKLRGVLQVCAVKAPGFGERRKAMLEDIAILTGGTVISEDLGIKLENVKIDDLGRAKKIIVDKDNTTIVEGAGDPQKIQGRIKQIKVQIEETTSDYDREKLQERLAKLAGGVARINVGAATEAEMKEKKARVEDALNATRAAVEEGIVPGGGVALLRCQKALENLKAENHDQQLGIEIVKKALEEPIKQIIANAGVEATLIVEKVKENSNINFGYDAYQEKFVDMMEAGIIDPTKVTRTALQNAASVAGLMLTTEVLVSEIPEEEKKPPMPSPDMY; this is encoded by the coding sequence ATGGCAGCAAAGCAGTTAATATTTGGTGACTCAGCAAGGCAGGCAATTCTTAAAGGTGTTACAATTCTTACTGATGCTGTAAAAGCAACGTTGGGACCAAGAGGAAGAAATGTAGTAATTGAGAGAAAATTTGGTTCTCCCAATGTAACAAAAGATGGTGTTACAGTTGCTAAAGAAATAGACCTGAAAGATCCCTTTGAAAACATGGGTGCACAGCTTGTAAGAGAAGTTGCATCAAAGACCTCTGATGTTGCCGGTGATGGAACAACCACTGCAACTGTACTGGCTTATGCCATTTACAAAGAAGGTCTTAAATACGTTTCAGCTGGTGCTAATTCAATGGATCTCAAGAGAGGTATTGATAAGGCTGTTGAAGCAGTTGTTGAGGAGCTTAAAAAGATTTCAAAGCCTGTTGCAGATAAAAAAGAGATAGCACAGGTAGGAACAATCTCTGCTAATAATGATGCTTCAATAGGAGAGCTCATCGCTGAAGCAATGGATAAGGTAGGGAAAGATGGCGTTATTACTGTTGAAGAAGCAAAAGGAATGGCAACAACCCTTGACATAGTTGAAGGAATGCAGTTTGACCGTGGATATATTTCCCCATATTTTATAACTGACCCTGAGCGCCTTGAATGTGTTCTTGAGGATGCCTTTATTTTAATTCATGATAAGAAAATTTCAGGCATGAAGGACCTCCTTCCAATTCTTGAGCAGATTGCAAGAATGGGCAAACCTCTTCTTATTATTGCAGAGGATGTGGAGGGTGAAGCCCTTGCAACACTTGTTGTAAACAAGCTCAGAGGAGTTCTTCAGGTTTGTGCAGTAAAGGCACCAGGATTTGGAGAAAGAAGAAAGGCAATGCTTGAGGATATTGCAATTCTTACAGGTGGAACAGTGATTTCAGAGGATCTGGGAATTAAACTTGAAAATGTAAAGATTGATGATCTTGGAAGAGCAAAGAAAATCATCGTTGACAAAGACAACACCACAATTGTTGAAGGTGCAGGAGATCCTCAGAAGATTCAGGGAAGAATTAAACAGATAAAAGTTCAGATTGAAGAAACAACATCTGATTATGACCGTGAAAAACTTCAGGAGCGCCTTGCAAAACTTGCAGGTGGAGTTGCAAGAATCAATGTTGGTGCAGCAACTGAGGCTGAGATGAAGGAAAAGAAAGCAAGGGTAGAGGATGCATTGAATGCAACGAGAGCTGCTGTTGAGGAAGGAATTGTTCCTGGCGGTGGAGTAGCACTGTTAAGATGTCAGAAAGCTCTGGAAAATTTGAAAGCTGAGAATCATGACCAGCAGCTTGGTATTGAAATCGTTAAGAAAGCTCTTGAAGAACCAATAAAACAGATTATTGCCAATGCTGGAGTTGAAGCCACACTGATTGTTGAAAAGGTAAAGGAAAACAGTAATATTAATTTTGGATACGATGCATATCAGGAAAAGTTTGTTGATATGATGGAGGCAGGTATCATTGATCCAACAAAAGTTACAAGAACAGCTCTTCAGAATGCTGCATCTGTAGCAGGATTGATGCTTACAACAGAAGTTTTGGTATCTGAAATTCCAGAGGAGGAGAAGAAACCTCCTATGCCTTCCCCTGATATGTACTAA
- a CDS encoding co-chaperone GroES, with product MKIKPLKDRVVVKFSSEELEKTPGGIYVPDVAKEKPQKGTVIEVGSEVKEVKVGDTVLFDKYAGSKIKIDDVEYLIIKEEEILGIVEK from the coding sequence ATGAAGATTAAGCCACTTAAAGACAGAGTAGTTGTTAAGTTTTCATCTGAAGAGCTTGAAAAAACCCCTGGAGGAATCTATGTGCCTGACGTGGCAAAGGAAAAACCTCAGAAGGGCACAGTTATTGAGGTTGGTTCTGAGGTGAAAGAAGTAAAGGTGGGTGATACTGTTCTTTTTGACAAATATGCTGGTTCAAAAATCAAAATTGACGATGTAGAGTATTTAATTATTAAAGAAGAAGAAATTCTCGGAATAGTAGAAAAATAA
- a CDS encoding GNAT family N-acetyltransferase: MEIKEVINKKQLREFVTLPLKIYKNDSFYASPLINDMMEHLTEKNPFFKRAKAKFYIAYKGGKPAGRIAAIVNYAHLEYHKDNAGFFGLFECIKEQAVANALFDKAKEFLKENNLSIMRGPMNLSTNEECGFLYEGFDTPSMIMIPYNPPYYNEFAQSYGMKKVKDLYCFLADVPDKLPSKIERIASFAERQGIKARTVKLKNLTEELYAFMEVYNEAWASNWGFIPITKEEIDYMAMKLKPVALPELVIVAEKDGKPVGFFGAIPDFNEVLRKIKGRLTPWAIMKALYYRRKIQSIRLLLFGVKKEMRHKGVESIMLREAFRGAKKYGFKKVEFSWILEDNFDTINLTQIINARRYKTLRIYETDIVL; the protein is encoded by the coding sequence TTGGAAATAAAAGAAGTTATAAATAAAAAACAGCTCAGAGAATTCGTAACCCTACCGTTGAAAATTTATAAAAATGACTCCTTTTATGCTTCTCCATTAATCAACGATATGATGGAGCATCTTACTGAGAAAAATCCTTTTTTTAAAAGAGCGAAGGCTAAATTTTATATTGCTTACAAAGGTGGAAAACCTGCTGGAAGAATCGCTGCCATAGTTAACTATGCTCATCTTGAGTATCATAAGGACAATGCAGGTTTTTTTGGACTTTTTGAGTGCATAAAGGAGCAGGCTGTTGCCAATGCCTTATTTGATAAAGCAAAGGAGTTTCTTAAAGAAAATAATCTTTCCATAATGCGTGGTCCAATGAATCTTTCAACAAATGAAGAATGCGGATTTCTTTATGAAGGATTTGATACTCCTTCAATGATAATGATTCCATATAATCCGCCATATTATAACGAGTTTGCTCAATCATATGGAATGAAAAAAGTAAAGGATCTTTATTGTTTTTTGGCAGATGTTCCTGATAAACTTCCTTCAAAAATTGAAAGAATTGCCAGTTTCGCAGAAAGACAGGGAATCAAAGCAAGAACAGTGAAATTGAAAAATTTAACCGAAGAGCTTTATGCATTTATGGAAGTTTATAATGAAGCATGGGCTTCAAATTGGGGATTTATTCCAATAACAAAGGAAGAGATTGACTACATGGCTATGAAGCTTAAACCTGTAGCATTACCTGAACTGGTTATAGTTGCTGAAAAAGATGGTAAGCCAGTAGGTTTTTTTGGCGCCATTCCTGATTTTAATGAAGTATTAAGAAAAATCAAAGGCAGATTGACGCCATGGGCAATAATGAAGGCTCTGTATTACAGAAGAAAAATTCAATCAATAAGGCTTCTTCTTTTTGGAGTAAAGAAAGAGATGAGACACAAGGGTGTGGAATCAATAATGCTCAGAGAAGCTTTCAGAGGTGCAAAAAAATATGGATTTAAAAAAGTGGAATTTTCATGGATTCTTGAAGACAACTTTGATACAATTAACCTGACCCAGATAATAAATGCCCGTAGATATAAAACTTTGCGAATTTATGAGACTGATATTGTGTTATAA
- a CDS encoding thioredoxin domain-containing protein, protein MEVGPTIEGLVKEFKGKVKLVIKFFPYRYRDYSRIAAEAAVEAWKQGKFAEMHELLIKRSPKLDRESLIAYAKELNLDIEKFVKAIDNQEGASIIERDLKLANEMELYVTPAFYINGVKILGVRDYDYFREIILQELKSATKK, encoded by the coding sequence ATTGAGGTTGGTCCGACCATTGAAGGATTGGTTAAAGAGTTTAAAGGAAAGGTAAAACTTGTGATTAAGTTTTTCCCATATCGCTACAGAGACTATTCAAGAATTGCAGCAGAGGCAGCAGTTGAAGCATGGAAACAGGGCAAGTTTGCTGAAATGCATGAGTTATTAATAAAAAGATCTCCAAAGCTTGACAGGGAATCTTTAATAGCTTACGCAAAAGAGCTCAATCTTGATATTGAAAAATTTGTAAAGGCAATAGACAATCAAGAAGGTGCTTCAATAATTGAAAGAGATTTGAAACTCGCCAATGAGATGGAACTTTACGTAACTCCTGCTTTTTATATCAATGGAGTAAAAATTCTTGGAGTAAGAGACTATGATTATTTCAGGGAAATTATTTTACAGGAACTTAAAAGTGCTACTAAAAAATAG
- a CDS encoding cytochrome c peroxidase, which produces MLLKNSIIYFLCVIFVFFIYFHIDSFASDKKKKQLESLPPVPVPKDNPQTTEKIELGKKLFFDRRLSGDGTTSCANCHDPEKAFTDGSEISLSYPTTRNFRNAPTLMNVAYAKYLFWDGRAKTLEEQAEFPIMSAFEMNQNLDFLEEEIRIVPEYREAFKRVFGKDVNIKLIAKAIAAFERTLISRNAPIDRYLRGDENALSPEAKKGLEIFTGKGKCIECHYGAYLSDQEFHALEVPENPKYVNEPKFITTRRYVAKINKYPDYMNVKEDLGRYFKTKKRKDYKAFRTPTLREVAKTAPYMHNGIFKSLEEVIDFFNKGGGKGNKLLKPLNLTDYEKKALKTFLVEALSGDDLHIKPPEIP; this is translated from the coding sequence GTGCTACTAAAAAATAGCATTATTTACTTTCTCTGCGTTATTTTTGTTTTCTTTATCTATTTCCATATTGACAGCTTTGCCTCTGACAAAAAGAAAAAACAACTTGAATCGCTACCTCCTGTGCCTGTTCCAAAAGACAATCCACAGACTACAGAGAAAATTGAGCTCGGTAAAAAGCTTTTCTTTGACCGAAGACTTTCAGGAGATGGAACTACAAGCTGTGCCAATTGCCATGATCCTGAAAAAGCATTTACCGATGGTTCTGAAATATCTCTCAGTTACCCAACAACAAGAAACTTCAGAAATGCACCAACTTTGATGAATGTAGCCTATGCAAAGTATCTTTTCTGGGACGGAAGGGCAAAGACTCTTGAAGAACAGGCAGAATTTCCAATTATGTCAGCTTTTGAAATGAACCAGAATCTTGATTTTTTAGAGGAAGAAATAAGAATTGTTCCCGAATACAGAGAAGCCTTTAAGAGAGTTTTTGGCAAAGATGTAAATATAAAACTTATTGCAAAAGCAATTGCAGCCTTTGAAAGAACTCTGATATCCAGAAATGCACCAATTGACCGTTATCTAAGGGGAGATGAAAATGCATTGAGCCCAGAAGCTAAAAAAGGACTTGAAATCTTTACAGGAAAAGGAAAATGTATAGAATGTCATTATGGAGCTTATCTCAGTGATCAGGAATTTCATGCGCTGGAGGTTCCAGAAAATCCAAAATATGTTAATGAGCCAAAGTTCATAACCACAAGGCGTTATGTGGCTAAAATTAATAAATATCCAGACTACATGAATGTGAAAGAAGACCTTGGAAGATACTTTAAAACGAAGAAAAGAAAGGATTACAAAGCTTTTAGAACTCCTACCTTAAGAGAAGTTGCAAAAACTGCACCCTATATGCATAATGGTATATTTAAGAGCCTTGAGGAGGTAATTGATTTCTTTAATAAAGGCGGAGGAAAGGGGAATAAGTTGTTGAAACCCCTTAATTTAACCGATTATGAAAAGAAAGCACTTAAAACCTTTCTTGTGGAAGCTTTATCTGGTGATGATTTACATATAAAACCACCAGAAATTCCATAA
- the fdhE gene encoding formate dehydrogenase accessory protein FdhE: protein MKIEELIREKPHLQSPLEFYQKIKNLTEQCKKDKEVLKLDSGTSVIDIVLKNFSSVFQIPYESISFLKDEILKSGKNPLKEPATLWSLQLHSEELSKEDIQRMLFILSKPFFVFLRKEGEQVSFMDTGKCPVCGTDSSLAMITENNEKIMICPLCEHGGSFFRIGCPYCFNKDSTRIEILLDDEEIRAELCLECNTYIKSFKENHYIKYRDPFLIDIVSLPLDIVVQKRGYIRRSPNFIGLRIIE from the coding sequence ATGAAAATAGAAGAACTAATAAGAGAAAAGCCACATCTGCAAAGCCCTCTTGAATTTTATCAAAAGATAAAAAATTTAACCGAGCAATGCAAAAAGGACAAAGAAGTGCTAAAGCTTGACAGCGGGACTTCAGTGATAGATATTGTTCTTAAAAACTTCTCATCGGTTTTTCAGATTCCCTATGAATCAATTTCATTTTTGAAAGATGAAATTTTAAAAAGCGGAAAAAATCCTTTAAAAGAGCCTGCAACCCTTTGGTCTCTTCAGCTTCATAGTGAAGAGCTTTCAAAGGAAGACATTCAAAGAATGCTTTTCATTTTGAGTAAACCCTTTTTTGTCTTTTTAAGAAAAGAAGGCGAGCAGGTATCTTTTATGGATACAGGAAAATGCCCAGTTTGTGGAACAGATTCATCCCTTGCAATGATTACAGAGAATAATGAAAAAATAATGATATGTCCACTTTGTGAGCATGGAGGAAGCTTTTTCAGAATTGGATGTCCCTATTGTTTTAATAAAGATTCAACCAGAATAGAAATTCTTCTTGATGACGAGGAAATAAGAGCTGAACTCTGTCTTGAGTGTAATACTTACATAAAAAGCTTTAAAGAAAATCACTATATAAAGTACAGAGATCCCTTTTTGATTGACATAGTCAGTTTACCTCTTGATATAGTTGTGCAGAAGCGAGGCTACATAAGGCGTTCTCCAAATTTCATTGGATTGAGAATAATTGAATAA
- a CDS encoding molybdopterin biosynthesis protein — translation MRKKVFHELLSLEEAKEILFNAFKERRCLPIDVETISVKSALGRVTAEPVFARFSSPYFHSAAMDGYAVKARDTFSATEREPVRLKIGVDAHWIETGDPLPEDFDAVIPVEDVSIKDGYIEIYASVPPYNDVRPIGEDIVATELIIPESHVVRAVDIGAMLASGITEIKVRRKPVIGIIPTGSELIDAETIKERMPNPPELIEYNSAVLGSLVNELGAEAKIYSVIPDEENKIKNAILNALKECHIVLLNAGSGYGKEDFTYKVINELGEVIINGVAIKPGKPFIAGFIREKAVLGIPGYPVSAFLCFDLFVKPLIELYLGVSTKKQEQLKALLSRQISSSIGVDEFVRVKVGRVGENYIVTPMGRGAGLLMSVVRADGYVVVPRGSEGFSQGSEVPVYLWRSKEEINNTVVCIGSHDNTLDVLYNFLRKRFPHVTLSSAHVGSMGGLVAIKKGEAHIAGTHLLDEATGEYNVPFIKKLLPEKKVVLINLVYRIQGFIVKKGNPKNIKGFEDLTREDVVFINRQAGSGTRLLLDKHLKELGISPDTVKGYDRDEYTHMAVASAVLTGRADVGLGILSAAEALRLDFIPVTEERYDILIPQDFLELPIIQAVLKVIGEDEEFKKAVSLLGGYDIRDMGKIIYSN, via the coding sequence ATGAGGAAAAAGGTTTTTCACGAGCTTTTATCGCTTGAGGAAGCAAAGGAAATACTGTTTAATGCTTTTAAAGAAAGGCGCTGTCTTCCCATTGATGTAGAAACCATCTCTGTTAAATCTGCTTTAGGAAGAGTCACGGCAGAGCCGGTTTTTGCCAGATTTTCTTCACCATATTTTCATTCTGCTGCAATGGATGGATATGCTGTTAAAGCTCGCGATACCTTCTCTGCAACTGAGAGAGAACCAGTAAGGCTCAAAATTGGTGTTGATGCTCACTGGATTGAAACAGGAGACCCACTTCCAGAGGATTTTGATGCTGTAATACCAGTGGAAGATGTCAGTATAAAGGATGGATACATAGAGATTTATGCTTCTGTGCCTCCTTACAATGATGTAAGACCTATTGGAGAAGATATTGTTGCGACAGAGTTAATTATTCCGGAAAGTCATGTTGTGCGCGCTGTTGATATTGGAGCAATGCTTGCAAGCGGAATAACAGAGATAAAAGTACGAAGGAAGCCTGTTATTGGAATCATTCCAACAGGTTCAGAACTAATTGATGCTGAAACAATTAAAGAGAGAATGCCAAATCCTCCTGAGCTTATAGAGTATAATTCAGCAGTTCTTGGTAGTCTTGTAAATGAGCTGGGAGCTGAAGCTAAAATTTATTCAGTGATTCCAGATGAAGAAAATAAGATAAAGAATGCAATTTTGAATGCTTTAAAGGAGTGTCACATTGTTTTATTGAATGCTGGTTCTGGATACGGAAAAGAAGATTTTACTTATAAAGTAATCAATGAACTCGGTGAGGTTATTATAAATGGTGTTGCCATAAAACCTGGTAAACCCTTTATTGCAGGATTTATTAGAGAGAAAGCTGTTTTAGGAATACCCGGTTATCCTGTATCAGCCTTTTTATGCTTTGACCTTTTTGTTAAACCTTTGATAGAGCTTTATCTTGGTGTATCAACAAAAAAACAAGAACAACTTAAGGCATTACTTTCAAGACAGATATCATCAAGCATAGGGGTTGATGAATTCGTTAGAGTGAAGGTGGGTAGGGTAGGAGAAAACTACATTGTAACTCCAATGGGAAGAGGTGCTGGACTTTTAATGAGCGTTGTGAGAGCTGATGGATATGTTGTTGTTCCCAGAGGCTCAGAAGGATTCTCTCAGGGTTCTGAGGTACCAGTGTATTTATGGCGCAGCAAAGAGGAGATTAACAATACCGTAGTCTGCATTGGCAGTCATGACAATACTCTTGATGTTTTATATAACTTTTTAAGAAAAAGATTTCCCCATGTAACTCTTTCCTCTGCTCATGTTGGTTCAATGGGTGGTCTTGTTGCGATTAAAAAAGGTGAAGCACACATTGCCGGGACTCATCTTCTTGATGAAGCAACCGGGGAGTATAATGTGCCTTTTATAAAAAAGCTTTTGCCAGAGAAAAAAGTTGTTCTCATCAATCTTGTTTATAGAATTCAGGGTTTTATTGTTAAAAAAGGCAATCCAAAAAACATTAAAGGATTTGAAGATCTTACTCGTGAAGATGTAGTTTTCATAAACAGACAGGCTGGCTCAGGAACAAGACTTCTTCTTGATAAACATTTAAAAGAGCTCGGAATTTCCCCTGATACTGTTAAAGGTTATGATAGAGATGAATACACTCATATGGCAGTAGCTTCAGCAGTGCTTACAGGAAGAGCTGATGTGGGATTGGGAATTCTCTCTGCTGCAGAGGCATTGAGACTTGATTTTATTCCTGTTACTGAAGAAAGATACGATATTTTGATTCCTCAGGACTTTCTTGAATTGCCAATAATTCAGGCAGTTTTAAAAGTCATAGGGGAAGACGAAGAGTTTAAAAAAGCAGTAAGCTTACTTGGTGGATATGATATTCGTGATATGGGAAAAATAATTTATTCTAATTAA
- a CDS encoding LysM peptidoglycan-binding domain-containing protein, whose translation MSKIFVFLIILILFPCLVFAQTYAVKRGDSIYKIAKKFNVSVDEIKKVNNLKSNKLQTGMKLQIPEKNNKITKKSQQTDYHIVKKGETLFRIAKKYNISVEELKRLNGLNSNKLSTGQKLIVKAPEKPKENISIREEEKVPVLASAKPDIDEKVEEIEEIKASEDLSQMSITERLLLFAKKMLHLPYRFGGNSFSGLDCSFFVKKVYSMVGIELPRSAREQFTVGVPVKKDELQPGDLVFFRTYAKFPSHVGIYLGDNLFIHASTRSKKVTIDSLEAPYYLSRFIGAKRILGIDKESIEKAIEEVKKQEN comes from the coding sequence ATGAGTAAAATATTTGTTTTTTTAATAATTTTAATTCTTTTTCCGTGCCTTGTCTTTGCCCAGACTTACGCAGTAAAAAGAGGTGACAGCATTTATAAAATTGCAAAGAAATTTAATGTTTCCGTTGATGAAATAAAAAAGGTAAATAATCTAAAGAGTAATAAATTGCAGACAGGAATGAAATTACAAATCCCAGAAAAAAATAATAAAATCACAAAAAAATCACAACAGACAGACTACCACATCGTTAAAAAAGGTGAAACACTTTTCAGAATTGCAAAAAAATATAACATATCAGTGGAAGAACTTAAGAGACTTAATGGATTAAATAGCAACAAACTCAGCACAGGGCAAAAACTTATTGTAAAAGCTCCAGAAAAACCAAAGGAGAATATTTCAATAAGGGAGGAGGAAAAAGTTCCTGTCTTAGCTTCTGCTAAACCAGACATAGATGAAAAGGTGGAAGAAATAGAGGAGATTAAGGCATCAGAAGACCTTTCTCAGATGAGCATTACTGAGAGATTGCTTCTTTTTGCCAAAAAGATGCTTCATCTACCATACAGATTTGGTGGAAATAGTTTTAGCGGACTTGACTGCTCCTTTTTTGTTAAAAAAGTTTATTCAATGGTTGGAATTGAACTGCCAAGAAGTGCAAGAGAGCAGTTTACTGTGGGAGTTCCTGTAAAAAAAGATGAGCTTCAACCAGGAGACCTTGTGTTTTTCAGAACTTATGCAAAATTTCCATCCCATGTGGGAATTTATCTGGGAGACAACTTATTCATCCATGCATCAACGAGGTCAAAGAAAGTAACAATTGACAGTTTAGAAGCGCCCTACTATCTGAGTAGATTTATTGGTGCAAAAAGAATTCTTGGAATTGATAAAGAATCTATTGAAAAAGCCATTGAAGAAGTTAAAAAGCAGGAGAATTAA
- the scpB gene encoding SMC-Scp complex subunit ScpB, with product MNLFTQREQIKGILESLLFIAEKPLSIKILHTLLNIPENYLKEIINQLAEEYRTRNSGIMIIKIEDSYQMVTNPQYAEWIKMFKQHTNNKLSEQALETLAIIAYKQPITKAEIERIRGVNSDYAIKTLIEKKLIKIVGKKEVPGRPFLYGTTREFLKTFGISSLSELPTVVDFNNVNAA from the coding sequence ATGAATTTATTCACCCAAAGAGAACAGATAAAGGGAATTTTAGAGTCCTTGCTGTTCATCGCAGAAAAACCTCTTTCAATAAAAATTCTCCATACCCTGTTAAACATTCCTGAAAATTATCTTAAAGAGATAATCAATCAACTTGCTGAAGAATATAGAACCAGAAATTCAGGAATTATGATTATCAAAATTGAAGACTCCTATCAGATGGTTACAAATCCCCAGTATGCAGAATGGATAAAAATGTTTAAGCAGCATACAAACAATAAACTCTCCGAACAGGCACTTGAAACACTCGCTATCATAGCTTATAAACAGCCAATTACCAAAGCTGAAATAGAAAGAATAAGGGGTGTAAATTCTGATTATGCAATAAAAACACTGATTGAAAAAAAACTTATAAAAATTGTAGGAAAAAAGGAAGTGCCTGGCAGACCCTTTCTTTATGGAACAACAAGGGAATTCTTGAAAACTTTCGGTATTTCAAGTTTAAGTGAACTGCCAACAGTTGTTGATTTTAATAATGTTAACGCTGCATAA